The Skermanella rosea sequence ATGGCCGGTCGTGCTGGTGGTGGATGCCAAGTCCCAGGCGCAGTCGATCGCGGCGCTGGTCCATGGGTTCGGCAGCTTCCGGCGGGACGTGACGGTCTCGGGAGTGATCCTGAACCGGGTCGGCAGCGCCCGGCACGAGGCCCTGCTGAGGACCGCCCTGGAACCGCTCGGCGTCCCGGTATTGGGCGCCCTGCCGAGGCTGGAGGCGCTGGAACTGCCGGACCGCCACCTGGGGCTGGTACCCGCCGGGGAGCATGTGGGGCTGGACGCCTTCCTCGACCGGGCGGCGGATGCCGTGGCCCGGCATGTGGATACCGCGGCCCTGCGCCGGCTGGCCCGCCCGGCGGCGTTCCCGGCGGAGGCAGGGGGTGCGCCGCTGGCGCCGCCCGGACAGCGCATCGCGGTGGCCCGCGACGACGCCTTCGTCTTCGCTTACCCGCATCTGCTGGCGTCCTGGACGAAGCAGGGCGCCGAGCTGGTGCCCTTCTCCCCCCTGGCGGACGAGACGCCGGACGCCGGGGCCGACGCGGTCTTCCTGCCCGGGGGCTATCCGGAACTTCATGCCGGGCACCTTGCCGCGGCGGGGCGGTTCCTGGACGGCATCAGGGCCGCAGCCGAACGCGGGGCCGTGGTCTATGGGGAGTGCGGCGGCTACATGGTGCTGGGCAGGGTGCTGGAGGATGGTGACGGCGTCCGGCACGCCATGGCCGGGCTGCTGCCGCTTGAGACGTCCTTCGCCAAGCGCCGGCTGCACCTGGGCTACCGCGAGGCGGTGGCGCCCTTGGCGACCCCGTTCGGCCCCGCCGGCACGGTGCTGCGCGGGCACGAGTTCCACTATGCCAGCATCACGGCGGAGGAGGCCGACCCGCCGCTGTTCAGGGTCCGCGACGCGCGGGGCGACGACCTCGGCGGCATGGGCGCCCGGCGCGGCACGGTGATGGGATCGTTCCTCCATGTGGTGGATGCCCGGGAATGAACCAGGACGCCGTCCTCCTTCTAGCCCTGGCGATCGACGCGGCGTTCGGCGAGCCGGCCTGGATCTACGCCCGTCTGCCCCATCCCGTGGTCCTGTTCGGCCGGCTGGTCGGCCTGCTGGACCGGACGCTGAACCGCGATGGCTGGAGGCCGGCGGCGCGACGGCTTGCGGGTGTCGTGGCGGTGCTGGCGCTGCTGGCCGTGACCGCCGGCCCGGCCTGGCTCGCCAGCCTGGCTTTCGAGGCCATGCCGCTCGGCTGGGTCCTGGAAGCCCTCCTGGCGAGCACGCTGATCGCGCAGCGGAGCCTCTACACCCATGTGGCGGCGGTGGCATCGGCGCTGGAGAGCGAGGGGCTGGCGGGCGGGCGGCGGGCGGTGTCCATGATCGTCGGGCGCGACCCGGAAAGCCTCGACGAGCATGGCGTCTGCCGTGCCGCCATCGAGTCTTGCTCGGAGAACTTCTCCGACGGCATCGTGGCGCCGGTGTTCTGGTTCGCGGTGTTGGGGTTTCCCGGTCTGGTCGCCTACAAGGCGATCAACACGGCGGACAGCATGATCGGCCACCGGACCCCGCGCCACCGGGCTTTCGGCTGGGCGGCGGCGCGGCTGGACGATCTGGTGAACCTGATGCCGGCGCGGCTGGCCGGCCTGTTCATCATCCTGGGCAGCGCCATCGCCCTGCGCGGCAAGCGGTTGCGGCGCGCCCACGCCGCCTGGAAGACCATGCTGCGCGACGCCGGCAAGCACAAGTCGCCCAACGCGGGCTGGCAGGAAGCCGCCATGGCCGGCGCGCTGGGCCTCGCGCTGGCAGGGCCGCGCCGCTACGGGGCCGTCGTGGTGGACGATGCCTGGATGGGCGAAGGCGGCCGGCGGGAGGCGACCTTGGACGATATCCGCCGGGCGCTCCGCATCATGGCCGCCGCGTGCGGCCTTCAGGCCGGGCTGATCGCGACGCTGGCGTTCCTGCTATGAGCCGGGCGGATCACAGGGCGAGCAGCGCGTCCAGGTCCAGGTGGGTTTCCAAATGGCCGGCCAGCGCGTCCAAGGTGGCTTCTACCGTGTCCTCGTAGTTCAGGCCGGTCGCGGCCCGGTCGCGGATGCCGGCGAGGAAGGCGTGGCGGAAACCGTCGGCGGAGAACATTCCGTGGACGTAACAGCCGCCGATACGGCCGTTCGGGGAGACGGCGCCCTCGGGGCGGCCGGACAGGTCGAGCATCGGGTGATCCAGCGCGGGGCCTGTGGTCCGGCCGATATGCATCTCGTAGCCGAGCAGTTCCGCTCCGCTGGCGAGGTGCCGGCCGGCCACCTCGACCAGGGTCTTGGGACCGTCCAGAACCGTTTCGAGATCGAGAAGACCGAGGCCGTCCACGGCGCCGGGAGCCCCCTCGGTGCCCGCCGGGTCGTCGAGGCGGCGGCCCAGCATCTGGAAGCCGCCGCAGATCCCGAGCACGTGCCCGCCCCGGCGGACATGGGCGGCGAGGTCGATGTGCCAGCCCTGGGCGCGGAGGAACTCCAGGTCGGGGATGGTCGCCTTGGTCCCCGGCAGGATCACGAGGTCGGCGTCGCCCGGCAGCGGCTGGCCCGAGGGGATCATCTCGACCGTGACGTCGGGTTCCGCGCGCAGGGGATCGAGGTCGTCGAAATTGGCGATCCGGGAGAGTTGCGGCACGGCGATCCGGATCGCGCGGCCCTCGGCTGATCGCCGCGAGGACAGGGCCAGGGCGTCCTCCGGCGGCAGCCGGTCGGCCTCGGCGAACCAGGGAACGACGCCGAGGCTGGTCAGGCCGGTATGCTCGTGGATGATCCGCAAGCCGTCGTCGAACAAGCTGGTGTCGCCCCGGAACTTGTTGATCAGGAAAGCCTTGAGCCGCGCCCGTTCGGCCGGCGGCAGGACCGCGCAGGTGCCGACGATGCCGGCGATCACGCCGCCGCGCTCGATGTCGCCGATCAGGACGACGGGCAGGTCGGCGGCCTCGGCGAAGCCCATGTTGGCGATGTCGCCGGCCCGCAGGTTGACTTCCGAAGCGCTCCCCGCCCCTTCGACCAGGATCAGGTCGGCGTCGCGGCCCAGGCGATGGAAGCTTTCCAGCACGGCGGGCATCAGCTCGCCCTTGCGGGTCTGGTACTCGCGGGCCCTCATGGCGCCCACGACGCGGCCCTGGACCACCACCTGGGCGCCGATGTCGGTCTGGGGCTTGAGCAGCACCGGGTTCATGTCGGGAACCGGAGCCACCCGGCAGGCCCGCGCCTGGAGCGCCTGGGCGCGGCCGATCTCGCCGCCGTCCGCCGTGACGGCCGCGTTGTTGGACATGTTCTGCGGCTTGAACGGCCTGACCCGAAGGCCCCGGTTCGTGAAGGCGCGGCACAGCCCGGCGACGATCATGGACTTGCCGACGTCGGAGCCGGTGCCCATGAACATGATTGCCCTGGTCAAAACTCGATGCCCGCCTGGGCCTTCACGCCGTCGCGGAAGGGGTGCTTGACCATGGTCATCTCGGTCACGAGGTCGGCGATCTCCAGCAGCTCGTCCTTGGCGTTGCGGCCGGTCACGATGACGTGGGTGTCCTCCGGCTTGGAGCGGAGGACCTCGATGACTTCCTCCAGCGGCAGGTAGTCGTAGCGCAGCACGATGTTGAGCTCGTCGAGCAGCACCATCTTGTAGGCCGGGTCGCGGATCAGGTTGACCGCCTGGTCCCACGCGGCCCGGGCTGCGGCGATGTCGCGCTGGCGATCCTGGGTCTCCCAGGTGAAGCCCTCGCCCATGGTGTTGATGGTAACCTGGTCGGCGAAACGCTCCAGCACGACCCGCTCGCCGGTCTCCCACTTGCCCTTGACGAACTGAACGATGCCGACCTTGAAGCCGTGGCCGATCCCCCGCATCACCATGCCGAGCGCTGCGGTGGACTTGCCCTTGCCCTTGCCGGTGTGGACGATCAGAAGCCCTTTCTCCAGGGTCTTGGTCGCGATCATGCGGTCGCGGGCGGCCTTCTTCTTGGCCATCTTCTCGGCGTGCCGCGCGTTGATCTCTTCCTCGGTCATGCCTTCGGTCTTCATGGCGTCTCTCCCCGGCTCAGATTCTTCAGCGTATCGTAGGCGGCATTGGACTTCGGACGCCACAAGCCGCGATCCTGGGCCTCGGCCAGCCGCTCCGCCATCTCGCGGAGTGCGGCGGGGTTGGCCCCGGCCATGAAGTCGCGGACCTGGGCGTCGGCCACATAGGCGTCGAACACCGCGTCGAAATGGTGGTCCCGGACGCACCGCGCCGTCGCGGCGAAGGCGAAGAGGTAATCGACGGTCGCGGCCAGTTCGAAGGCACCCTTGTAGCCGTGGCGCATGACCCCGGCGATCCATTTCGGATTGACCACCCGGCCGCGGACGACGCGGGCGATCTCCTCCTCCAGGGTCCGGACGCGGGGGCTTTCCGGGCGGGAGTGGTCGTTGTGGTAGACGGTCGGCGCCCGGCCCGACAAGGTCCGCACGGCGACGCTCATTCCGCCCTCGAACTGGTAATAGTCGTCGCTGTCCAGCAGATCGTGCTCCCGGTTGTCCTGGTTGTGCAGGACGGCCTCGATGGAGCCGAGCCGGGTTTCGAAGAGGGCCCGTTCCGGCGCCCCGTCCACCCCGCCGCCATAGGCGTAGCCGCCCCAGGCGAGATAGGCCTCGGCGAGGTCCTTCTCGGTCTCCCAGCCGCGCTCGTCGATCAGGGCCTGGAGGCCGGCGCCATAGGCTCCCGGCTTGGAGCCGAAGACGCGGTGGCCGGCCCGGCGCCGAGCCGCGGCGGGATCGACGCCAGCCTCCACCAGCGCCGCGGCGTCGGTCCGGACGCGGGCGGCCAGGGGGTTCACGTCGTCGGGCTCGTCCAGGTCGGCGATCGCCCGGGCGGCGCTGTCCACCAGATCCATCTGCGCGGGGAAGGCGTCGCGGAAGAAGCCCGAGACCCGGAGCGTCACGTCCACGCGGGGCCGGTCCAGCACGCCGGCCGGCATGATCTCGAACCCTGTCAACCGGCCCGTGCCGGTGTCCCAGGTCGGCCGGGCTCCCATCAGGGCCAGCGCCTGGGCGATGTCGTCGCCGCCGGTCCGCATGTTGGCGGTCCCCCACGCCGACAGGGCCATGGTGCGGGGATAGTCGCCGTTCTCCTGGAGGTAGCGATCGACCACGCGGGAGGCGGACTTCCAGCCCAGGTGCCAGGCGGCGGGCGTGGGCACGGCGCGGGTATCGACCGAATAGAAGTTGCGCCCGGTCGGCAGGACCTCCGGCCGGCCCCGGGTCGGGGCGCCGGACGGGCCGGGCTCCACGAAGCGGCCGTCCAGCCCGCGCAGCAGGCCTTTCAGCTCGGCGGCGCCGCAGGCGGCGACGGTCGGCTTAAGGTCCGACAGGATGTAATCCAGGACGATGCCGGCACGGGTCCATTCCGGCTCCGCAACGGCATCGCCGGCGACCAGCCGCCGGGCCAGTTCCTCCAGCCGTTCTACGGTGTCGCCGTGGCTGCGCCAGACGCCGCCGGTGTCGAGGGCGGCCGGGCGCGGACCCGTCCAGGGCTCGGCCATGGCGC is a genomic window containing:
- a CDS encoding cobyrinate a,c-diamide synthase, whose amino-acid sequence is MAAPGLVLAAPASGSGKTVTVLALLRHFSRSGVAVESRKVGPDYIDPLFHAAASGRPCLNLDPWAMRPGTLARLAEADAELLVVEGVMGLFDGAADGSGSTADLAAQAGWPVVLVVDAKSQAQSIAALVHGFGSFRRDVTVSGVILNRVGSARHEALLRTALEPLGVPVLGALPRLEALELPDRHLGLVPAGEHVGLDAFLDRAADAVARHVDTAALRRLARPAAFPAEAGGAPLAPPGQRIAVARDDAFVFAYPHLLASWTKQGAELVPFSPLADETPDAGADAVFLPGGYPELHAGHLAAAGRFLDGIRAAAERGAVVYGECGGYMVLGRVLEDGDGVRHAMAGLLPLETSFAKRRLHLGYREAVAPLATPFGPAGTVLRGHEFHYASITAEEADPPLFRVRDARGDDLGGMGARRGTVMGSFLHVVDARE
- the cbiB gene encoding adenosylcobinamide-phosphate synthase CbiB → MNQDAVLLLALAIDAAFGEPAWIYARLPHPVVLFGRLVGLLDRTLNRDGWRPAARRLAGVVAVLALLAVTAGPAWLASLAFEAMPLGWVLEALLASTLIAQRSLYTHVAAVASALESEGLAGGRRAVSMIVGRDPESLDEHGVCRAAIESCSENFSDGIVAPVFWFAVLGFPGLVAYKAINTADSMIGHRTPRHRAFGWAAARLDDLVNLMPARLAGLFIILGSAIALRGKRLRRAHAAWKTMLRDAGKHKSPNAGWQEAAMAGALGLALAGPRRYGAVVVDDAWMGEGGRREATLDDIRRALRIMAAACGLQAGLIATLAFLL
- a CDS encoding cobyric acid synthase encodes the protein MFMGTGSDVGKSMIVAGLCRAFTNRGLRVRPFKPQNMSNNAAVTADGGEIGRAQALQARACRVAPVPDMNPVLLKPQTDIGAQVVVQGRVVGAMRAREYQTRKGELMPAVLESFHRLGRDADLILVEGAGSASEVNLRAGDIANMGFAEAADLPVVLIGDIERGGVIAGIVGTCAVLPPAERARLKAFLINKFRGDTSLFDDGLRIIHEHTGLTSLGVVPWFAEADRLPPEDALALSSRRSAEGRAIRIAVPQLSRIANFDDLDPLRAEPDVTVEMIPSGQPLPGDADLVILPGTKATIPDLEFLRAQGWHIDLAAHVRRGGHVLGICGGFQMLGRRLDDPAGTEGAPGAVDGLGLLDLETVLDGPKTLVEVAGRHLASGAELLGYEMHIGRTTGPALDHPMLDLSGRPEGAVSPNGRIGGCYVHGMFSADGFRHAFLAGIRDRAATGLNYEDTVEATLDALAGHLETHLDLDALLAL
- the cobO gene encoding cob(I)yrinic acid a,c-diamide adenosyltransferase, producing MKTEGMTEEEINARHAEKMAKKKAARDRMIATKTLEKGLLIVHTGKGKGKSTAALGMVMRGIGHGFKVGIVQFVKGKWETGERVVLERFADQVTINTMGEGFTWETQDRQRDIAAARAAWDQAVNLIRDPAYKMVLLDELNIVLRYDYLPLEEVIEVLRSKPEDTHVIVTGRNAKDELLEIADLVTEMTMVKHPFRDGVKAQAGIEF